The Methanothrix sp. DNA window CTGCGATGGACAAGAGCTATAGAATGCTGGAACAACTTCTTTAAAATGTTTATGTTCTACTACAACGCCGCGAGAAGTTAATAATGTTATTCGGACAGGTCCCCCTGTCATATCCTAAAGCTTATATCGTTGTATGGCTGGTATGGGGCAGGGTTCCAGATGGCACGCTTGGTAATGAAATTCGGCGGGGTTTCTGTAGCTGATGGCAGGCGGCTCAGAAACGTTGGGGAGCTTGTGAGGGGATTCAGCTCAGGGAATGAAATCGTGGTGGTGACCTCTGCCCTCCAGGGGGTCACCGATGATCTGCTGGAATGTGCGAGATCCTCTGCGAAATATGGCAGGGTCTCCGACGTCGAGGATTTCATAAAGAGGCTTGCTGAGAGACACGAGCAGGCAATCAAAGATGCGATATCAGATGATGCGATCCGCGAGGAGATCAGATCAGACATATGCAAGAAGATCGACATGCTTGAGAAGGCCTACGTTGGGATATGCTATCTCGGAGAGCTCACGCCGAGATCCATAGACTACATATCAAGCTTTGGCGAGCAGCTCTCAGCCCCGATACTCTCAGGCGTCTTCAGGGATCTGGGAATTGAGTCGAAGTACTATACAGGCGGAGACGCGGGGATAATCACAAACAGCGATTACGGAAATGCGAAGCCTCTCGAGAAGAGCTACGCGCTCATAGGGAAGAGGCTGCTGCCCATAAAGGGAATACCTGTTGTCACAGGATTCATAGCAAAGGATGAGAACGGCATAACAACAACACTCGGGCGCGGCGGGTCAGACTTCACAGCATCGATAATCGGCGCTGCGATAGACGCGGATGAGATCTGGTTCTGGAAGGAGACCTCTGGAGTCCTGACAGCAGACCCCAAGATAGACCCGTCTGCCAAGACCATACCCACTATATCCTACATAGAGGCTATGGAGCTCTCCTTCTTCGGAGCGAAGGTGCTTCACCCAAGGGCTATCGAGCCGGCAATAAAGAAGGGCATACCTGTAAGAGTGAAATGCACATTCGATCCCGACAGCCCGGGCACACGCATAGTACAGGAGGAGGAGCTGAAGGACGGGGTCATAAAGGCTGTGAGCCTCTCCACAAATGTCGCACTGCTCAACGTCTCAGGTGCGGAGATGATCGGCACCCCTGGAGTCGCGGCCAAGGTATTCTCAGCCCTCGCAAACTCTGGTGTGAACATAATCATGATCAGCCAGGGCTCGTCAGAGGCGAATATATCGATGGTAGTGGAGGAGAAGGACCTCGACAGGGCAGAGGAGGCCCTGAGGCGTGATCTCCCCAGGGAGATCGTGAAGGATATCACCCACAACAAGGACGTCTGCGTAGTCGCAGTTGTCGGATCTGGCATGGCAGGCACCCCTGGTGTAGCCGGCCGCCTCTTCAGCGCCATGGGGAGAGCAGGGATAAACGTGAGGATGATCAGTCAGGGCTCGAGCGAGCACAACATATCATTCGTAGTCGCATCGAAGGATGGAAAACGTGCTGTGCAGGAGATACACAGGGAGTTCAAACTCAATGGTGAGCACGCATGAAGGGGATGACCTACTCCGAGGCCGGCGTTGATATCGAGCTGGAGAACAGGTCCATCGATGCGATGAAGCGGAGGCTCACATTCTCCAGAAAGGGTTTAGGCGCACCTCTTACCGGTATAGGACATTATGCTGGCCTGATCGACATGGGCGAGTTCGCGATAGCGATGACGACCGATGGCGTTGGGAGCAAGATACTGATCGCAAATGCGATGCGCAAGTGGGACACCATCGGGATAGACTGTATCGCTATGAACGTGAACGACCTCCTCGCTATAGGCGCTGAGCCGCTGGCTTTTGTTGATTACCTCGCTGTGGAGAGGGTCGATCCTGAGGTCTCAGAGCAGATAGCTGTGGGGCTCGAGAGGGGCGCTGAGATCTCCAACATCAGCATAGTCGGCGGGGAGACTGCATCGCTGCCTGAGATGATCAGGGGCCTGGATCTGGCCGGCACAGCAATAGGCTATGTGAAGAAGGATAAAGTGATCACTGGCGAGAAGATCCGCACCGGAGATGCTGTGGTGGGGGTGCCAAGCACGGGTCTGCACAGCAACGGTTACACCCTCGCAAGGAGGATAATCGAGAGCTCCGGTTACACATACTTCGATAAAATGCCGGGCGATTCCAGAAGCATAGGCGAGATCCTGCTGACACCCACCAGGATATACATAGAGGTCCTGGAGCTCCTCCAGAGATGCGATGTTCATGGCCTTGCACACATAACAGGCAGCGGACTCCTCAAGCTTCACCGCATAACAGATCTCGGCTTCGAGATAACAGACCCCATCGAGCCGCAGCCCGTATTCCGGTTCCTCCAGGAGCTGGGGGGAGTGGATGATGCTGAGATGTACAGGACGTTCAACATGGGCATGGGTTTTGTCGTGGTGCTCCCTGAGGAGCAGGCAGATGACGCGTGCAGGATAATGGGACCTGGCTCGAAGGTCATCGGCAGGATAGTCGAGAGCGGCCTGAGGGCAGGCAGCATCAGGCTCCAGTAAGGGTGGCTTTGGGGGAGAGGACGAAACTTACGCTCTTATATTCAGCAGCGTTTGCCGAACACTCGTTCCATCGCTAGGCCTTCGGCCACGTCGAAGATAAGTCGAAACAAGTGCACAGCATGACTGCTATCTTCGGGCAAGTCATTCGACGGATAAAAGCGGAAACTTAAAGCCCGCATGAATTCAAACACGCTCGAGACGCCTCAACTGGCCTGAACTCTCGAGCGCTGTTGTGGCGGTCAGCAGCTCCTGCCTGAAGACCGGAGTTTCCGATGCCCTGCGCCCTGGCAGGTTCTGTGAAGATCCACAGGAGGTGGAGGTACATGCCGAAGATGGTGATGGTTGGGCTGCAGCACGGCTCTGATATAATGGAGGCGATAGGAGAGATGGCTGCGGCTCTATTCATAAATGCGGGATTTTTCAGCGTCATAGGAGCGTTATCGTCAGTTGATCTCGCCTACTACGATCAGAAGGAAAAGGCGTACAGGCAGCGCAGCTTTGAGGGGGCATTCGAGATCGCATCCTGCACCGGTAACATCTCTTTAAGGGACGGGCAGAGATTCGTCCATGCACACATCGCCCTCGCAGATGAGAACTACAATATGATTGGAGGGCATCTGCTCGGCGGCAGGGTCTTTGCTGCTGAGCTTCACATCACAGGTCTTGATGGAGAGCCCCCTGTCAGGGAACACGATCCCGTGACAGGTCTGTTTCTCTGGAGGAGGAGTTGAGCGCTGAGTACTTCGAGTATCTTGAGAAGGCCCTGAGAGAGGAGATGGAGATCGCCCGGAGGGCGAGATCGAAGGGCCTCGATCCGGAGCTTGATGTCGAGATACCCATAGCTGTTGACCTGGCTGAACGGGTCGAGAAGCTCGTCGGCATACCAGGAGTCGCAACCAGGATAAGAGAGCTTGAGGCGCAGGGGCTCAGCAGAGAGGAGGCGGCGCTCGCCATTGGCAGGGACTTCGCTGAGGGGCGTCTGGGGGGGAAAGGCACGAGCAGGCTCGATGCGATAGATATGGCAATAAGGACCTCCGTGGCGCTTCTCACTGAGGGGGTGGTTGCGGCGCCGATTGAGGGCATAGCCAGGGTCGGGCTGGGGAAAAATGATGATGGCAGCGAGTACCTGAAGGTGTACTACGCAGGCCCGATACGCTCAGCGGGCGGAACCGCCCAGGCGCTATCTGTGCTTGTCGCGGATTACGTCAGGAGGAGCATGGGCATCGCCCCGTACAGACCCACAGAGGAGGAGATAGAGAGGTACGTCGAGGAGATCGGACTTTACAAGCGGCTTCAGCACCTCCAGTACACGCCATCCGATGATGAGATCAGGATGATAATCAGAAACTGTCCCGTGTGCATAGATGGCGAGCCCACCGAGGAGGAGGAGGTCTCCGGCTACCGGGACCTCCCTAGGGTTGAGACGAACAGGGTTCGGGGCGGCATCGCCCTGGTCTCCGCAGAGGGCATCGCTCTGAAGCGCCCGAAGATCAAGAAGCATGTCTCAAAGCTCGGGATTGATGGATGGGGATGGCTCGATGCGCTCGGCGGTGAGAAGAAGGATGGCGGGGGATCCAGCGAGAAGTTTCTGAGAGATCTGATAGCGGGCAGGCCTGTGTTCTCCCACCCATCCAGGCCAGGTGGCTTCAGGCTGCGCTACGGGAGATCCAGAAACACAGGTCTTGCAGCTGCTGGCATAAATCCGGCCACAATGATGGTGCTGAATCACTTCCTCGCGCCCGGAACCCAGATCAAGGTCGAGCAGCCCGGCAAGGCTGCTGCCGTAGCCCCGGTTAGCAGCATAGAAGGTCCCACTGTCAGGCTGGTTAACGGCGATGTCGTGCGCATAGACGACACGTCAGCGTTTCCCTGGATATCGAGCCCTGAAGCACTAAAGAGAAACATCTCCAGGATCATAGACCTGGGTGAGATCCTGATCAGCTTTGGGGACTTCATGGAGAACAACAGGCCGCTTGCGCCCGCATCCTACACATTCGAGTGGTGGGCGGAGGAGTTCAGAAGGGCGGGCGGTGATCCTGAGGGCATGGAGCACACTGATGGAAGAACAGCGATACAGCTCTCCAGAGATCTCGGCGTGCCGCTCCATCCCGATCACACATACCTCTGGCATGATATAACCCTGGATGAGCTGGATCTGCTTGCGGATGCAGCATCAGAGGGGACAATCGATGGGGATATCCTCCTCATGGATCTGCGCGAGGATACAAAGGAGATCCTGGAGAAGCTCCTCGTCCAGCATAAAATCAGGGATGGGAGGATAATGGTGGAGGATGCGCGCCCACTTCTGCTCTGTCTGGGCGTGGACGAGAGCGGCAGGCGCTGGAGGAGAGAGGATCTGAATGCAGGTGATGCGCTGAGCGCTGTCAATCAGCTCTCCGGTCTTGTGATCAGAGCGAGGGCGCCCACCAGGATCGGATGCAGGATGGGTAGACCGGAGAAATCAGACAGGAGGGAGATGCGACCTCCACCGCATGTGCTCTTTCCGACAGGCTCTGAAGGGGGGAAGAGCCGTCTTGTGAACGAGGCTGCAGAGCATGGATTCATAGAGGCGGTTGTGGAAAGAAGAAGATGTCCATCCTGCGGGAAGGAGGGTTTCGCGTTCAGATGTGAGTGTGGAGCTCATACGGAGCGTGTGCGTGCGTGTCCATCCTGCGGGGTGCGCGCTGAGGAGAAATGCCCGAGGTGCGGCACGGAGACGAGCGCAGCCACACGGATGAGGATAGACGTGAAGGGAGCCCTCTCAAGAGCCCTGGAGTCCCTCGGGGAGCGTGCTGATAACATCAGGGGCGTCATGGGGCTCACGTCCAGGGACTCCACGCCGGAGCCGCTCGAGAAGGGTGTGCTGAGAGCAAAGCATGGCGTGTTCATATTCAAGGATGGAACCTCAAGGTACGATCTCACAGACCTTCCTCTCACCCACTTCCGCCCCAGGGAGATCGGCACCAGTGTGGGTGTCCTTCTCGATCTCGGGTACACGCATGACATCCACGGAATACCACTTGAGAGGGAAGATCAAATCCTGGAGCTCAAGGTCCAGGATGTTGTGCTCTGCAGGGATGCCGGCGACTGGCTTCTCAGGGTCTCGAGGTTCGTGGACGATCTTCTCGTCCGCTTCTACGGACTGGAGCCGTACTACAGAGCTGAGAAACCGGAGGACCTGATAGGGCGACTCATGATCGGTCTTGCCCCGCACACATCCGCAGGAGTTCTCTGCAGGCTGATCGGTTTCACGAGGGCGAGCGCTGGATACGCGCATCCCTATTTCCATGCTGCCAAGAGGAGAAACTGTGATGGCGATGAGGATTGCGTGATGCTGCTCATGGACGCGCTGCTGAACTTCTCCAGGTCCTACCTGCCGGAGAAGAGGGGCGGGAAGATGGACGCGCCTCTCGTCCTTACAACAAGAATCAATCCGGCAGAGGTCGACAAAGAGGCCCACAATCTCGATCTCTCCTTCAGGTATCCCCTCGAGCTCTACGAGGCGAGCCTGAGAAGCGCGAACCCAAAGGACGTTGAGGGGCTTGTCGATCTTGTCTCCAAGCGGCTTGGAGGCGAGGGGCAGTACTCTGGCTTCGGCTTCACTCATGATACAGATGATATCGCTGGGGGGCCGAAGAACAGCTCCTACAAGACCCTTGAGACGATGATCGACAAGATGAAATCTCAGCTGGAGCTCGCGCGGCTGATAAGGGCGGTTGATGCTACCGATGTGGCTGAGCGTGTGATAAACTCGCACTTCCTGCCAGATCTGATGGGGAACCTGAGGGCGTTCTCGCGCCAGAGCGTGCGATGTGTGAAATGCAACGCGAAGTACAGGAGGCCTCCGCTCAGCGAACTCTGCCCGAAGTGCGGGGGGAAACTGGTGCTCACGGTCCATGAGGGGAGCGTCAGAAAGTACCTCGAGGTCTCGATGAAGGTCGCGGAGGAGTACGGCGTGTCGAGCTACACGCGCCAGCGGCTCGAGCTGATCAGGATGGAGATAGAATCTTTATTCAGATCAGATAAGGTGAAGCAGACCGGTCTCGCGGATTTTGTGTGAATCGATCCCGGCACAGCAACCCCATGCAGGGCCGGTCCAGAAGCACTCATTCAGCTCGCACAGGCGCATGGCCGTAAGAATGCCTTTACAAGCAGGTTGAGATTGTGGTGTGAATATGTATCTCGGCATCGATATCGGCACCACCTCCGTCAAGGCAGGGCTGTTCACGCACGAGGGAGATCTGGTGAGGGGCGCTGTAAACCGGTACAGGCAGTTCAGGAGCCATGAGAGTTTTGTGGAGATCAACCCGGAGGTGTTCTGGAATGCGCTGTGTGAGGCGCTACGTGCGCTGAAACCACCATCCGGGATATCAGGAATATCGATCGGCGGCCACGGCCCATCCCCAGTATTCCTCGACGCATCAATGGAGCCGATCGCCCCCTCGATACTCTGGCTGGACAGAAGGGCTGAGCGGGAGGCATCTCAGCTCTCAGAGCTTCTTGGAAGACCTGTGCAGCCGTCGTGGTATGTCCCGCAGACGATGTGGCTCAGGAACCACAAACCTGAGATCTTCACAAGGTTGAGAAGAGTGCTTCAGCCGATGGACTATATCGCATGGAAGCTCACCGGCTCCTTAACAGCATCTATCGCCTCAAGTGAGATACTTCCCTGGAGCGATGAGGAGATCGATGCAGCAGGCCTGGATCCCGGGATCTTCCCGGAGCAACATATCATGGGAGAGCTGATAGGGTGTACAGGACCGGATCTCTCGCGGAGCTCCGGACTGCCTGGCGGCATTCCGGTGTTCGCAGGCGCTCCCGACTTCGTGGAGGCGATTCTAGCGACCGCATCTTTCGAGAGGGGGATTGTGTGCGATAAGGCCGGCACCTCTGAGGGCATCGAGCTCTGCTGGGATGCCCCAATCGAGGGGTTCTACACAGCTCCTCACCCGCTGGATGGAGCTCTCTGGCACACAGGAGCGTCGCTCTCGACGACGGGCCTGAGCATGGAGTGGATGGCAGCTCTTGTCTCAAAGCATCCATGGGAGCTGGCAGCAGAGGCCGGGACCTCGCCTCCGGGATCAGGCGGTCTGACCTTTCTGCCGTATCTCTCCCGCGAACGCCACAGCATCTCCGCGATGGGCGCGATGCTCAACATCTCCTTAACTCACGGACTGCCTGAGGTATCCAGAGCGATCATGGAGGGGTGCGCATGCGCGATGCGGCTGGTGATCGACAGGTTTAAGGAAATGGGCGCATACATTAAAGAGATAAGAACGACAGGAACACAGTCGGTCTCGAAGCTCTGGAACCAGATGAAGGCAGATGTAACAGGCCTGCCGGTTGTCTCACAGAGGGTGCCAGAGGGAGAGATGCTGGGCGCTGCGATGATAGCAGCATATGGGTCTGGTGATTATCACAGTCTCAGAGAGGCCTCACGATGCATGGCCCATCCGAGGGAGAGGTTTGAGCCGGATAGCATGACGGGAGACAGGATATTCGAGCAGTTCATGAGATCGGCTGGCGGCACCGTACATTCCGGAAGCATCAAATAAATATGCTGCAACGTCTGTCTCAGCCGAGACTGCATAAAAGAGATTGTCGTGTAAGATCATACGCGTCGTG harbors:
- the purM gene encoding phosphoribosylformylglycinamidine cyclo-ligase, with translation MKGMTYSEAGVDIELENRSIDAMKRRLTFSRKGLGAPLTGIGHYAGLIDMGEFAIAMTTDGVGSKILIANAMRKWDTIGIDCIAMNVNDLLAIGAEPLAFVDYLAVERVDPEVSEQIAVGLERGAEISNISIVGGETASLPEMIRGLDLAGTAIGYVKKDKVITGEKIRTGDAVVGVPSTGLHSNGYTLARRIIESSGYTYFDKMPGDSRSIGEILLTPTRIYIEVLELLQRCDVHGLAHITGSGLLKLHRITDLGFEITDPIEPQPVFRFLQELGGVDDAEMYRTFNMGMGFVVVLPEEQADDACRIMGPGSKVIGRIVESGLRAGSIRLQ
- a CDS encoding DUF296 domain-containing protein, yielding MPCALAGSVKIHRRWRYMPKMVMVGLQHGSDIMEAIGEMAAALFINAGFFSVIGALSSVDLAYYDQKEKAYRQRSFEGAFEIASCTGNISLRDGQRFVHAHIALADENYNMIGGHLLGGRVFAAELHITGLDGEPPVREHDPVTGLFLWRRS
- a CDS encoding aspartate kinase, with the translated sequence MARLVMKFGGVSVADGRRLRNVGELVRGFSSGNEIVVVTSALQGVTDDLLECARSSAKYGRVSDVEDFIKRLAERHEQAIKDAISDDAIREEIRSDICKKIDMLEKAYVGICYLGELTPRSIDYISSFGEQLSAPILSGVFRDLGIESKYYTGGDAGIITNSDYGNAKPLEKSYALIGKRLLPIKGIPVVTGFIAKDENGITTTLGRGGSDFTASIIGAAIDADEIWFWKETSGVLTADPKIDPSAKTIPTISYIEAMELSFFGAKVLHPRAIEPAIKKGIPVRVKCTFDPDSPGTRIVQEEELKDGVIKAVSLSTNVALLNVSGAEMIGTPGVAAKVFSALANSGVNIIMISQGSSEANISMVVEEKDLDRAEEALRRDLPREIVKDITHNKDVCVVAVVGSGMAGTPGVAGRLFSAMGRAGINVRMISQGSSEHNISFVVASKDGKRAVQEIHREFKLNGEHA
- a CDS encoding FGGY family carbohydrate kinase is translated as MYLGIDIGTTSVKAGLFTHEGDLVRGAVNRYRQFRSHESFVEINPEVFWNALCEALRALKPPSGISGISIGGHGPSPVFLDASMEPIAPSILWLDRRAEREASQLSELLGRPVQPSWYVPQTMWLRNHKPEIFTRLRRVLQPMDYIAWKLTGSLTASIASSEILPWSDEEIDAAGLDPGIFPEQHIMGELIGCTGPDLSRSSGLPGGIPVFAGAPDFVEAILATASFERGIVCDKAGTSEGIELCWDAPIEGFYTAPHPLDGALWHTGASLSTTGLSMEWMAALVSKHPWELAAEAGTSPPGSGGLTFLPYLSRERHSISAMGAMLNISLTHGLPEVSRAIMEGCACAMRLVIDRFKEMGAYIKEIRTTGTQSVSKLWNQMKADVTGLPVVSQRVPEGEMLGAAMIAAYGSGDYHSLREASRCMAHPRERFEPDSMTGDRIFEQFMRSAGGTVHSGSIK
- a CDS encoding DNA polymerase II large subunit, whose translation is MSAEYFEYLEKALREEMEIARRARSKGLDPELDVEIPIAVDLAERVEKLVGIPGVATRIRELEAQGLSREEAALAIGRDFAEGRLGGKGTSRLDAIDMAIRTSVALLTEGVVAAPIEGIARVGLGKNDDGSEYLKVYYAGPIRSAGGTAQALSVLVADYVRRSMGIAPYRPTEEEIERYVEEIGLYKRLQHLQYTPSDDEIRMIIRNCPVCIDGEPTEEEEVSGYRDLPRVETNRVRGGIALVSAEGIALKRPKIKKHVSKLGIDGWGWLDALGGEKKDGGGSSEKFLRDLIAGRPVFSHPSRPGGFRLRYGRSRNTGLAAAGINPATMMVLNHFLAPGTQIKVEQPGKAAAVAPVSSIEGPTVRLVNGDVVRIDDTSAFPWISSPEALKRNISRIIDLGEILISFGDFMENNRPLAPASYTFEWWAEEFRRAGGDPEGMEHTDGRTAIQLSRDLGVPLHPDHTYLWHDITLDELDLLADAASEGTIDGDILLMDLREDTKEILEKLLVQHKIRDGRIMVEDARPLLLCLGVDESGRRWRREDLNAGDALSAVNQLSGLVIRARAPTRIGCRMGRPEKSDRREMRPPPHVLFPTGSEGGKSRLVNEAAEHGFIEAVVERRRCPSCGKEGFAFRCECGAHTERVRACPSCGVRAEEKCPRCGTETSAATRMRIDVKGALSRALESLGERADNIRGVMGLTSRDSTPEPLEKGVLRAKHGVFIFKDGTSRYDLTDLPLTHFRPREIGTSVGVLLDLGYTHDIHGIPLEREDQILELKVQDVVLCRDAGDWLLRVSRFVDDLLVRFYGLEPYYRAEKPEDLIGRLMIGLAPHTSAGVLCRLIGFTRASAGYAHPYFHAAKRRNCDGDEDCVMLLMDALLNFSRSYLPEKRGGKMDAPLVLTTRINPAEVDKEAHNLDLSFRYPLELYEASLRSANPKDVEGLVDLVSKRLGGEGQYSGFGFTHDTDDIAGGPKNSSYKTLETMIDKMKSQLELARLIRAVDATDVAERVINSHFLPDLMGNLRAFSRQSVRCVKCNAKYRRPPLSELCPKCGGKLVLTVHEGSVRKYLEVSMKVAEEYGVSSYTRQRLELIRMEIESLFRSDKVKQTGLADFV